GTCGGCGCTGTGGCACCCCGAACTGATTGCTTCGGCTGGTCAGGCCATCGAATGGCGGCGGATCGAAGACCCGCCCCAGGAATTGGCCGGTCGGTTGATTGCCGTTCCGACCGTCTGCGTGCAACGGTTACCCACTGGCTACGCCCAGCGGGTGAAGGAATCGGGGGGCTGCCTGATTCGGGGTAAGACTGACCGGAAAGATATTGTCGAGGCCGCGCTGGCGTTTCTCGGGCCACGGGCGAATCCCGTCAGTGACGATTTGGTGGCAGACTTTCTGGCCTTGGGATATGGCTATCTGCAGATCGCCCTGCTCACGCGGCAGATGCGCTACTCGAGCAATCTCGATGAGACTTATTTCAAGACGACCGCTGTCGCCGCCGCCCAGGCAGCTGTCGCAGGGGACGAAACGCTGGCTCGTGAAAAATTGGGCGCCTGCTTCAGTTTGCTGGCTGAAGAGCGAGACCATTACTACCCGGTCGATGCCCTGGTCCTTGATCTCAAGCTGATGGCGTCTTCAACGATTGGGAGTACCCTCCGCGCCGACCTGGCCGGCAGCACGCCGACGAACTTGCTCTTGTCCGGTGAGTTACTCGCCGAGATGGCTGCCAAAGAACCGGCTTCGCTCGATCTGGTGCGTGAGCGTTTGAATGCAGGCACTTTGAGCGTGATTGGGGGCGAAGCGAACGAACGGCGCTTGCCGCTGCTCTCGCTCGATGACATCGCTACTGGGCTCAAGCAGGGTGGCGAGGTCTATGAACAATACTTGGGCCGACGCCCAGAAGTATATGGCCGCTGGAAGTTCGGTCTGACGCCGCAATTGCCCGGTGTGCTCAATCGGTTGGGTTACAAGGGCGTGCTGCATACTTCGCTGGAAGATGGCAAAGTACCTGACGGCACACAACTGAAGGTTCGCTGGGAGGGGCTCGATGGTCAGGCCATTGATGCGATTGCCAAGCCGCCACTCGATGCTTCGAAGGCCCAGACATTTCTCACCTATGCGACCAAGCTGGGCGAGTCGATGGACGGCGATCATGTGGCCACCGTGTGCCTGGCCCATTGGCCGGGACAAGCCAGTTGCTGGCTCGGCGATTTGCAACGGATCGCAAAGTACTGCTCGGCGCTGGGCAAATTCGCGACGGTCGATCATTACTTTCGCGAGACTGCTCAGCCCGGGCATATCGATCGCTTTGAAGCGGATCGCTACAAGTCGCCGTATCTCAAACAGGCTGTCATTCGTCGGCAAGAGGATCCAATCTCAACTTCGGTTCGTTACTGGCAACAACAGGTACTCGCTGCCTCAACCACCACACTGCAAACGTTGGCCGCACTGGTGAGTGGAGACCCCGGAAGTCAATCACAAGTGCCCCAGGTCTCGGACAACACCGAAGCAGGATGCACCGTTGAGTCCATCGCAACCGCACAACAGGCCCGCACTCAAGCCGCCGCGCAGTGTAGCGAAAAACTAGCGGGGACAAGTAGCGCAAGTACCAACGGAATTTTGGTAATCAATCCACATAGCTTCGTCCGGCGCGAGAATGTGGAGGTCAGTGGTTTGTCGGCCTTACCGGCCGTCGAGAAGCCGATTTACTCCGTGGGCGGGACTGCTGCAGCAGGACAAGTCGTAGTCGATGTGCCCCCCTTCGGCTTCGTCTGGGTTCCCACTGATTCCAAACCGGTGCGCGAAACCAAGCAGCCGCTGCTAGCCGAAGAGAATGTGCTGCGGAACGAGTTTTTCGAGGCGATCATCAATCCCGTCACAGGTACGCTTGGCGCGCTACACGAGTACGGCAAACGCGGCAATCGAATCTCGCAGCAGTTGGCTCTCCGCTTGCCGGGTGCGGCGCAGAAGCCGGGCGATACTTATCGTGATCCTGATGAAACGGCCGTCTATAGCGTGATGGCCGCTGATGAAGTGAAAGTAACCATGTCGACGACCGCTCTCGGCGAGATCGTATGCACTGGTCGCTTGCTCGATCGTGATGGCAAGAAGCTTGCCGGGTTTGTGCAGACGTATCGCGTGTGGCGCGGCAGTCGTGTGCTGCAAGTGCAGGTGGAACTCGACCCGATTGAACAGCCGCGGGCTGATCCGTGGAATTCGTACTACTGCGCGCGCTTTGCCTGGGCCGATCCCGCTGCTGAACTATTCCGCACCGTGCATCAAACGCGCGTGCCAGCCAGCGGCAAGCAGTTCGAAGCACCGCACTACATCGATTTGGTGACGATCAAAGACAACACGACGATTCTAACCGGCGGGCTGCCGTTCCATCGCCGACATGATTCGAGAATGCTCGATAGCCTGCTGATTACGCGCGGTGAGCGAGCGCGGAAGTTCACGTTTGGCATCGGTATCGATTTGAAGTATCCACTGACGGAAGCGCTATCGTTGCTATCTGGCCCCGTGATCGTAGAACGCGCTGCGAAGCCCCATTCCGGCGTCACAGGTTGGCTCGCGCATGTCGACGCTCGCAACGTGGTCGTCACTTCGTGCCAGCCGCTCCTAGAGCAAGGCCGAGTCGCAGGCTTGCAGTTGCGCCTGTTGGAAACAGAAGGCCGCCCGGCAAAAGTGAACGTCCGCACCTTTCGCGCCCTGGGCAGCGGGCACGTCGTCGATTATCAAGATAATGTGCTGCGCGACTGCGAGGCGGAGGATGGCAAGTTGCGCGTCGAACTAACGCCCCATGAGTGGGTCTGGGTGACCGCGAGGTTTCAGTCAGCATGATCGTAGCCATCGATGGTCCCGCTGGTGCCGGCAAAAGCAGCGTTGCTCGCAGGCTGGCTCATCACCTGGGATTTCAATTTCTCGATACCGGCGCGATGTACCGCGCCATTACACTCGCCGCGCTGCGACGGCACTATGGCGCTGGCGATGCCGACGCCATTGCCGATATGGCTCAGCGGACGTCCCTCATTCTGCACGACAACCGGGTACTGCTCGATGGCTTTGATGTGACCGGTCTGATTCGCACCAGCGAGGTTGCCGCTTCCGTTTATCTGGCAGCTGACAATCGCCGCGTGCGCGAACGACTCGTCCATTTGCAGCGCGAATTTGCCGAAGGTAGCGATACGGTCACCGAGGGTCGCGATCAAGGAACGGTGGCGTTTCCGCATGCCGAGTGCAAGATTTATCTGACTGCTTCGCCCGAAGAGCGAGCAACTCGCCGGCACACGGAGTTGCAAGCGCGGGGCGAGCAAATATCTTGGGAGGAAGTGCTGCGACAGATCAACGACCGCGACCGGCGAGATATGCAGCGTGAATTTGGTCCGCTCCGCCGGGCCGACGATGCCATTGATGTGTGCACCGATGGTTTGAGTACAGAACAAGTGATTGTCCGGTTGGAAAGCATCGTTCGCGAGCGGCAGCAGAAGCTGTCGCTAGTTTAACCTTCCTCCTTGTTTGACCGCCTTCGATTGATCCCCTTCGTATGGAACGCTCCTGGATTCAGCATGCCGGTTACGATGCGTTCCGCAATTTTTCACGGGTTTTCGGAATCGTCGTTTATCGGCTGCGTTGGCAAGGTGCGGAGCACTTCCCGCGGGAAGGTGGCGCGCTAATCTGCTCGAACCACCAGAGCTATTTCGATCCGGTGCTGGTCGGGCTGACCTGCAGTCGGCGAATGAACTACCTGGCCCGCGATACGCTCTTCAAGAATCCGCTTCTTGCCCCACTGATTCGCTTTCTCGATGCCATTCCCATCGACCGTGAAGGAGGCGGGCTGGCCGGTTTGAAGGAGACACTTCGCCGACTCAAGGCAGGCGAGCAAGTGCTTATCTTTCCCGAAGGGACGCGGTCGCAAGATGGCGAGGTCTCGTCGCTGAAGTCAGGGTTTTGCAGTGTGGCGCGTCGCAGCAAAGTACCACTCGTACCCGTTGGGCTCGACGGAGCTTATCAGGCCTGGCCGCGGTCGGCAAAACTGCCGCGGCTAGGGCGAATCGCTGTCGTTATCGGTGAGCCGCTATCGCCGGTGCTCATCGCGTCACTCACCGACGAGCAAGTGGTGAGTGAATTGGAAGGTCGCATCAAGGAATGCCATCGACGGGCACGCGCAATGCGCGCGTAACGCTTAAATACCCTCGGCTGCCAAAAAACGCTCGGCATCAAGAGCGGCCATACAGCCAGTTCCCGCAGATGTAATCGCCTGGCGATAGTAGTCGTCGGCAACATCCCCCGCAGCAAACACGCCCGGCACGCTGGTGTAAGTGCGGAACGATTGCGTCAGTTTCACGTATCCCTTTTCGTTCAGTTCCAACTGGCCGTTAAGGAACGACGTGTTTGGCGTGTGGCCAATCGCCAGGAACAGGCCGCTGGCTGCAAGTTCTTCCTTGGTACCGTCTTGATTATTCTTCAGACGGATGCCCGTAACGCCCGGTCCACCTGGCTTGTCGTCACCGAGTACTTCGTCGACTTCGCGGAAGAAGTGAATCTTGATTTTGGGATTCGTTTCGGCCCGTTCCTTCATGATCTTCGAGGCGCGAAAAACATCGCGCCGCATCAGCATGTGAACGGTCGAAGCGTACTTGCTGAGGTAGGTCGCTTCTTCGACGGCCGAGTCACCACCGCCGACAACGACCATCGGCTTGTTGCGGAACCGAGGAAGCGCGCCGTCGCAAACCGCGCAGGCACTTACGCCGCGATTCTTGAACTTCTCTTCTGACGGCAGGCCCAGATAGTTCGCCCGGGCACCAGTCGAAACGATGATGGTGTGCGATTCAATTGGCTCTCCCTCGCGCGGTGTGATGACGAACGGCCGCTTGCTGAGATCGACCGAGACCACGTCGTCGGTGACGATTTTCGTGCCAAAGTTGAGGGCCTGTTGACGCATTAAGTTCATCAATTCTGGGCCGGTCACCGCGTGCGGGTGCTCTTCGATCATGAAGTCGTTGTGCCGTTCCGGATCAATGGCCGACTTGATGTAGCCGCTCAGGTTCCCGGAGGGAAAACCGGCATAGTTCTCGACCTCAGTGGTCAGATTCAATTGCCCCAGCGGCAAGGTGCCAGAGATCCGGTTCTCTTCAGTGATTGCCCCTTCGAACACGATGGGGTGCAAGTTTGCGCGGGCCGCATAAATCGCGGCAGACCAACCAGCGGGGCCACTGCCAATAATCACCACATGCTCGGGCATGGAAACATCCTGAAAGAGTGTGAAACCAATCAAGCCTGATTATAGGAACAGCCGCCCGGTCGTAAACCGGCGGCTGTGGCTAGTTTGGTAGAAGTGAACTATTCCGAGCGGACACTTTGCGGGGAAGCACCTCCGAGTTGAGGTGATTCCCCGCCAGTCAAGCCCGTTCGTCGCAGGATTAGAAGATGCCGAGGGCAGCCAGGCTGTAGCGAACCACCAGACCGGCGGCCACCACGCTCACCATGCTCATCAGTTTGATGAGAATATTCAAGCTGGGGCCGCTCGTGTCCTTGAAGGGATCGCCGACGGTATCGCCGACCACAGCTGCCTTGTGAGCATCCGTCTTTTTGCCGCCAAAGTTGCCGGCCTCGATGTGCTTCTTGGCATTGTCCCACGAACCACCCGAGTTCGACATGAACACAGCCACGCAAAAGCCCGTGGCCAGCGTTCCGACCAGCAAACCCAGCACACCGCCCACCCCTAGGAGCAAACCGATGACGACTGGGGTCACGAGACCAAGGAGCGAAGGCAGAATCATTTCCCGCTGGGCAGCGACCGTGCTGATCTGCACCGGGCGAGCGTAATCGGGCATTGATGTTCCCGCCATAATCCCCGGGTTCTCTTTAAACTGGCGGCGGACCTCTTCTACCATTCCCTTGGCCGCACGTCCCACCGCTTTCATGGTCATGGCGCAGAACACAAACACCGACATCGAGCCCAACAGAATGCCGACCATCGCTTTGGGATTCATCAGCGACGCGTCATAGTACGTGGCAAAGTCGGGAATGGTGGCATGTTTGAGCTCGATTAGCGTCAATTGATCGTCGCCCATCGTGAGCTTGCGCCGCTTTGGACTTCCTTTGAAATCGGTCTCTACAAGTCCAGTGCTTTGGCCTGTTTTTGCCAACGGCAACGCTTGCCAGGCGGGCAAACGAGCTTCGGTCGGCATGATGAGGTACATCTCGTAATTCTTGGGATCGTTTCCGTTTTTGTGGAGAACGAAGTTCTGATTGATCTTGTAGTAGCCA
Above is a window of Anatilimnocola aggregata DNA encoding:
- a CDS encoding NAD(P)/FAD-dependent oxidoreductase — its product is MPEHVVIIGSGPAGWSAAIYAARANLHPIVFEGAITEENRISGTLPLGQLNLTTEVENYAGFPSGNLSGYIKSAIDPERHNDFMIEEHPHAVTGPELMNLMRQQALNFGTKIVTDDVVSVDLSKRPFVITPREGEPIESHTIIVSTGARANYLGLPSEEKFKNRGVSACAVCDGALPRFRNKPMVVVGGGDSAVEEATYLSKYASTVHMLMRRDVFRASKIMKERAETNPKIKIHFFREVDEVLGDDKPGGPGVTGIRLKNNQDGTKEELAASGLFLAIGHTPNTSFLNGQLELNEKGYVKLTQSFRTYTSVPGVFAAGDVADDYYRQAITSAGTGCMAALDAERFLAAEGI
- a CDS encoding polysaccharide deacetylase family protein → MTQFTELLVLLPCHSLEDFPTYHDGDDSQSLLANWSALWHPELIASAGQAIEWRRIEDPPQELAGRLIAVPTVCVQRLPTGYAQRVKESGGCLIRGKTDRKDIVEAALAFLGPRANPVSDDLVADFLALGYGYLQIALLTRQMRYSSNLDETYFKTTAVAAAQAAVAGDETLAREKLGACFSLLAEERDHYYPVDALVLDLKLMASSTIGSTLRADLAGSTPTNLLLSGELLAEMAAKEPASLDLVRERLNAGTLSVIGGEANERRLPLLSLDDIATGLKQGGEVYEQYLGRRPEVYGRWKFGLTPQLPGVLNRLGYKGVLHTSLEDGKVPDGTQLKVRWEGLDGQAIDAIAKPPLDASKAQTFLTYATKLGESMDGDHVATVCLAHWPGQASCWLGDLQRIAKYCSALGKFATVDHYFRETAQPGHIDRFEADRYKSPYLKQAVIRRQEDPISTSVRYWQQQVLAASTTTLQTLAALVSGDPGSQSQVPQVSDNTEAGCTVESIATAQQARTQAAAQCSEKLAGTSSASTNGILVINPHSFVRRENVEVSGLSALPAVEKPIYSVGGTAAAGQVVVDVPPFGFVWVPTDSKPVRETKQPLLAEENVLRNEFFEAIINPVTGTLGALHEYGKRGNRISQQLALRLPGAAQKPGDTYRDPDETAVYSVMAADEVKVTMSTTALGEIVCTGRLLDRDGKKLAGFVQTYRVWRGSRVLQVQVELDPIEQPRADPWNSYYCARFAWADPAAELFRTVHQTRVPASGKQFEAPHYIDLVTIKDNTTILTGGLPFHRRHDSRMLDSLLITRGERARKFTFGIGIDLKYPLTEALSLLSGPVIVERAAKPHSGVTGWLAHVDARNVVVTSCQPLLEQGRVAGLQLRLLETEGRPAKVNVRTFRALGSGHVVDYQDNVLRDCEAEDGKLRVELTPHEWVWVTARFQSA
- the cmk gene encoding (d)CMP kinase, coding for MIVAIDGPAGAGKSSVARRLAHHLGFQFLDTGAMYRAITLAALRRHYGAGDADAIADMAQRTSLILHDNRVLLDGFDVTGLIRTSEVAASVYLAADNRRVRERLVHLQREFAEGSDTVTEGRDQGTVAFPHAECKIYLTASPEERATRRHTELQARGEQISWEEVLRQINDRDRRDMQREFGPLRRADDAIDVCTDGLSTEQVIVRLESIVRERQQKLSLV
- a CDS encoding lysophospholipid acyltransferase family protein — protein: MERSWIQHAGYDAFRNFSRVFGIVVYRLRWQGAEHFPREGGALICSNHQSYFDPVLVGLTCSRRMNYLARDTLFKNPLLAPLIRFLDAIPIDREGGGLAGLKETLRRLKAGEQVLIFPEGTRSQDGEVSSLKSGFCSVARRSKVPLVPVGLDGAYQAWPRSAKLPRLGRIAVVIGEPLSPVLIASLTDEQVVSELEGRIKECHRRARAMRA